From one Brachypodium distachyon strain Bd21 chromosome 4, Brachypodium_distachyon_v3.0, whole genome shotgun sequence genomic stretch:
- the LOC100837215 gene encoding uncharacterized protein LOC100837215, which produces MGDEEREDQQPVARLPVDLLAEVLRRVPPRWLAASRCVCRAWRDAVDGRRLLRADLLPLSVAGLFIHLDDHLFPEFLSCPSNSSSSRAVSGRLDFLRSVNPNYDPNALPIGATVGTCWEDAGDWRDYRVLDHCNGLLLLQQWVVNPATGWWDTLPPSPAKPDSWNLQNREHLVYDPMISPHYEVFIIPCLDNYNGHRGDGPLLEESEWPPSLCKMHVFSSRSGCWEERFFARQGDAAGAASEMRVIWEQYSAAYVRATLYVCYVAGFVMRICLTDNTYRVIKSPMDAKWELYPYLGVVRSEKGVYFVALNNGWLRVWILDESGDEIEWMLKHEKYLKPMAARLRFHGRFHGDWILEDINYNLFHYDAKTNDKTDNFYLEDNKKAIVVENVERNFNIDNALGNGDMVEDFYDYKKAIVEEKFECNWANDDDNVKNKDMVKDFYLEDSKKTEVTENVEWNFNYDSVLGSVDEVEEYLWYDIKILGFHPYKEIVFMTTDSLQTGYAYHLNSSKIEGLGNIYPRDLLFFKELVNERENILSCFPYTPCWIDELPRNN; this is translated from the exons ATGGGAGACGAGGAGCGGGAGGACCAGCAGCCGGTGGCGCGGCTCCCTGTTGACTTGCTCGCCGAAGTCCTCCGCCGCGTCCCTCCGCGCTggctcgccgcctcccgctgCGTCTGCAGGGCCTGGCGCGACGCCGTCGAcggccgtcgcctcctccgcgccgaCCTGCTCCCGCTCTCCGTCGCCGGTCTCTTCATCCACCTGGACGACCACTTGTTCCCGGAGTTCCTCTCCTGCCCCTCCAACTCCTCCTCGTCCCGTGCCGTCAGCGGCAGGCTCGACTTCCTGCGCTCCGTCAACCCTAATTACGACCCGAACGCTCTTCCTATCGGCGCCACCGTCGGCACTTGCTGGGAGGACGCCGGCGATTGGCGCGACTATCGCGTTCTGGATCACTGCAATGGGCTCCTCCTGCTTCAGCAATGGGTGGTTAACCCTGCCACAGGATGGTGGGATACTTTGCCCCCGAGTCCTGCAAAGCCAGACAGTTGGAATTTGCAGAACCGCGAGCATCTAGTCTATGATCCCATGATATCACCTCACTACGAGGTGTTCATTATCCCCTGTCTGGATAATTACAATGGTCATCGGGGAGATGGCCCGTTGCTGGAGGAGTCTGAATGGCCACCATCTCTGTGCAAGATGCATGTCTTCTCGTCGAGGTCAGGTTGTTGGGAGGAGAGGTTTTTCGCCCGGCAAGGAGATGCCGCAGGGGCTGCCAGTGAGATGCGAGTAATTTGGGAGCAATATTCGGCCGCCTATGTGCGAGCAACACTTTATGTATGCTATGTAGCTGGTTTTGTTATGAG GATATGCTTAACTGATAATACGTATCGTGTAATTAAATCACCAATGGATGCAAAATGGGAGCTCTATCCGTATCTTGGTGTTGTAAGATCAGAAAAGGGAGTGTATTTTGTGGCACTCAATAATGGTTGGCTTCGGGTTTGGATCCTTGACGAATCGGGTGATGAGATTGAGTGGATGTTGAAGCATGAAAAATACCTTAAGCCCATGGCAGCGCGTCTCCGATTTCATGGCCGATTTCATGGTGACTGGATCTTAGAAGATATTAACTACAACTTATTTCATTATGATGCTAAAACCAATGACAAGACTGACAATTTCTATTTGGAAGACAACAAGAAAGCAATAGTTGTTGAAAATGTTGAACGGAATTTCAACATTGATAATGCTCTTGGCAATGGAGACATGGTTGAAGATTTCTATGACTACAAGAAAGCAATAGTTGAAgagaaatttgaatgcaacTGGGCCAATGATGATGACAATGTCAAAAACAAAGACATGGTTAAAGACTTCTACTTGGAAGACAGCAAGAAAACTGAAGTGACAGAGAATGTTGAGTGGAACTTTAACTATGATAGTGTTCTTGGTAGTGTAGATGAAGTTGAAGAGTATCTTTGGTATGATATCAAGATACTCGGGTTTCACCCATACAAAGAGATTGTCTTCATGACTACTGATTCACTGCAAACAGGATATGCCTACCATTTGAATAGCTCAAAGATAGAAGGCTTAGGCAATATATACCCAAGGgatcttttgtttttcaaagAGTTAGTTAATGAACGGGAGAACATTCTATCTTGTTTCCCATACACCCCTTGTTGGATTGATGAGCTCCCTAGAAACAATTAG
- the LOC100837524 gene encoding uncharacterized protein LOC100837524, which translates to MRYGEVAHFSHPQHRLRLEHLDTPFRCDGCREVGIGARFRCAADDVDLHRQCALPLHPPPPPLRHPFYPRCAFHFMARAPGAPGSRYCNACGRDVAGFVYHCRDCGFDLHPCCATLPHVLDAGGGGVRLYLHPKAAAACHRCGQRGRSWTYRSGCRSYSLHVACVMDMLVESWGAVGRHKQHGGGGSSALYLYGVPPIRGAAKSSHAGGSPAPSSSSSSSSYWGMGRRKKKKGSKVKRCCEIAGFAAQVVISAVLGDPTALIAGVIGSLIAI; encoded by the coding sequence ATGAGGTACGGCGAGGTGGCGCACTTCAGCCACCCGCAGCACCGGCTGCGGCTGGAGCACCTGGACACGCCGTTCCGCTGCGACGGGTGCCGCGAGGTCGGCATCGGGGCCCGCTTCCGctgcgccgccgacgacgtcGACCTCCACCGCCAGTGCGCGCTCCCgctccacccgccgccgccgccgctccgccacCCGTTCTACCCGAGGTGCGCCTTCCACTTCATGGCGCGCGCGCCGGGAGCCCCGGGGTCCCGCTACTGCAACGCGTGCGGCCGCGACGTGGCCGGCTTCGTCTACCACTGCCGCGACTGCGGCTTCGACCTCCACCCTTGCTGCGCCACGCTGCCCCACGTgctcgacgccggcggcggaggggtgaGGCTGTACCTGCAcccgaaggcggcggcggcgtgccacCGGTGCGGGCAGCGGGGCCGGAGCTGGACGTACCGGAGCGGGTGCCGGAGCTACAGCCTCCACGTGGCCTGCGTCATGGACATGCTCGTCGAGAGCTGGGGCGCCGTCGGGAGGCACAAgcagcatggcggcggcggcagcagcgcgcTGTACTTGTACGGGGTTCCGCCGATTCGGGGCGCCGCGAAGAGCAGCCACGCGGGggggtcgccggcgccgtcttcgtcttcttcgtcgtcgtcgtattgggggatggggaggaggaagaagaagaaggggagtaAAGTGAAGCGGTGCTGCGAGATTGCGGGGTTCGCGGCGCAGGTGGTCATCTCGGCGGTGCTCGGCGACCCCACCGCGCTcatcgccggcgtcatcgGCTCCCTCATCGCGATCTGA
- the LOC100825456 gene encoding uncharacterized protein LOC100825456 codes for MRISMTDNTYRVINSPIVREGYPYLGVVRSEKGLYFVSLDNGWLKVWILNESRGEIGWMLKHEKYLKSMVAHVHQEYHSRFHGDWILEDINYNLFQNSSHIPKGLKGYDEDDDDVKNEDTKKTIVAENVDNVLGSGDEVEEYYWDVSILGFHPYKEIVFLTTDAVQTGFAYHLNSSKMEGLGNIYPRDYIYFKLITNEREKILSCFPYTPCWIDECLRNNWSTTSS; via the exons ATGAG AATATCCATGACTGATAATACATATCGTGTAATTAATTCACCAATTGTTAGGGAGGGCTATCCATATCTTGGTGTTGTAAGATCAGAAAAGGGACTATACTTTGTGTCACTCGATAATGGTTGGCTTAAGGTTTGGATCCTTAACGAATCGCGTGGTGAAATTGGGTGGATGTTGAAGCATGAAAAATACCTTAAGTCCATGGTAGCGCATGTTCATCAGGAATACCACAGCCGATTTCATGGTGACTGGATCTTAGAAGATATTAATTACAACttatttcaaaattcttcCCATATTCCGAAGGGGCTGAAGGGCTatgatgaggatgatgatgatgttaAAAACGAAGACACCAAGAAAACTATAGTGGCAGAAAATGTTGATAATGTTCTTGGTAGTGGAGATGAAGTTGAAGAGTATTATTGGGATGTCAGCATACTCGGGTTTCACCCATATAAAGAGATTGTCTTCTTGACTACTGATGCAGTGCAGACAGGATTTGCCTACCATTTGAATAGCTCGAAGATGGAAGGCTTAGGCAATATATACCCAAGGGattatatatatttcaaaCTGATAACTAATGAAAGGGAGAAGATTCTATCTTGTTTTCCATACACCCCTTGCTGGATTGACGAGTGCCTTAGAAACAACTGGTCTACAACTTCATCTTAA
- the LOC100821251 gene encoding uncharacterized protein LOC100821251 isoform X2, translating to MDLAPFKLDISELIADYAKENYTAFTDFKRVWTAKKFSYIYEGRPKTNSGVFMQSLFLHCIGHMTSQSSLSQKLAGLYCLYCLYECQPYKPHFKIYLSLEESKKLKDFVVEAKQNGVGFVPALVKRMLDKGMFLFGFVNLLGVHGAKQVDELNESQNKRVKYACDKLFANTQIESYMRTDLGEEFEVDNIKKLSMDYAKAKELAFAEASETVDVEDAKHILQNGKLLGDRVEEIVKEWDAQKEEFYEKTGVSCHYELAVVENEDPGEFHDDNYGFDELEQLLLE from the exons ATGGATCTTGCTCCTTTCAAGCTGGATATCAGTGAGCTAATAGCTGATTATGCCAAG GAAAATTACACGGCATTTACTGACTTCAAGAGAGTGTGGACAGCAAAGAAATTTTCTTACATTTATGAAGGCAGACCCAAGACGAACTCAGGAGTTTTCATGCAGTCCCTCTTTTTGCATTGTATTG GCCATATGACTTCGCAAAGTTCTCTATCACAGAAATTGGCTGGGCTTTATTGTCTTTACTGTCTCTACGAGTGCCAACCATACAAGCcacatttcaaaatttatCTGTCTCTCG AGGAGTCCAAGAAACTCAAAGACTTTGTAGTTGAAGCTAAGCAAAATGGAGTGGGTTTCGTACCAGCACTTGTTAAAAGGATGCTGGACAAAGGcatgtttttgtttggatttgtcAATTTGCTTGGTGTCCATGGGGCTAAGCAGGTTGATGAGTTGAATGAATCCCAGAACAAACGGGTGAAATATGCTTGTGACAA GTTGTTTGCAAATACTCAAATAGAGAGTTATATGCGCACAGACTTG GGTGAGGAGTTCGAAGTCGATAACATCAAGAAATTGTCAATGGACTATGCTAAAGCCAAGGAATTAGCCTTTGCAG AGGCAAGTGAAACTGTTGATGTGGAAGATGCCAAGCACATTCTGCAGAATGGCAAACTGCTAGGTGACAGGGTAGAGGAAATTGTCAAAGAGTGGGATGCCCAGAAGGAAGAGTTCTATGAAAAAACTGGTGTATCTTGCCACTATGAACTGGCAGTGGTTGAGAATGAAGATCCAGGAGAGTTCCATGACGACAACTATGGCTTTGATGAGTTAGAACAGCTGTTGCTTGAGTGA
- the LOC100821251 gene encoding uncharacterized protein LOC100821251 isoform X1: MDLAPFKLDISELIADYAKENYTAFTDFKRVWTAKKFSYIYEGRPKTNSGVFMQSLFLHCIGHMTSQSSLSQKLAGLYCLYCLYECQPYKPHFKIYLSLEESKKLKDFVVEAKQNGVGFVPALVKRMLDKGMFLFGFVNLLGVHGAKQVDELNESQNKRVKYACDKYVINFCTICLTFVVSMLFANTQIESYMRTDLGEEFEVDNIKKLSMDYAKAKELAFAEASETVDVEDAKHILQNGKLLGDRVEEIVKEWDAQKEEFYEKTGVSCHYELAVVENEDPGEFHDDNYGFDELEQLLLE; this comes from the exons ATGGATCTTGCTCCTTTCAAGCTGGATATCAGTGAGCTAATAGCTGATTATGCCAAG GAAAATTACACGGCATTTACTGACTTCAAGAGAGTGTGGACAGCAAAGAAATTTTCTTACATTTATGAAGGCAGACCCAAGACGAACTCAGGAGTTTTCATGCAGTCCCTCTTTTTGCATTGTATTG GCCATATGACTTCGCAAAGTTCTCTATCACAGAAATTGGCTGGGCTTTATTGTCTTTACTGTCTCTACGAGTGCCAACCATACAAGCcacatttcaaaatttatCTGTCTCTCG AGGAGTCCAAGAAACTCAAAGACTTTGTAGTTGAAGCTAAGCAAAATGGAGTGGGTTTCGTACCAGCACTTGTTAAAAGGATGCTGGACAAAGGcatgtttttgtttggatttgtcAATTTGCTTGGTGTCCATGGGGCTAAGCAGGTTGATGAGTTGAATGAATCCCAGAACAAACGGGTGAAATATGCTTGTGACAAGTATGTTATTAACTTCTGTACTATCTGTCTGACCTTCGTCGTTAGCAT GTTGTTTGCAAATACTCAAATAGAGAGTTATATGCGCACAGACTTG GGTGAGGAGTTCGAAGTCGATAACATCAAGAAATTGTCAATGGACTATGCTAAAGCCAAGGAATTAGCCTTTGCAG AGGCAAGTGAAACTGTTGATGTGGAAGATGCCAAGCACATTCTGCAGAATGGCAAACTGCTAGGTGACAGGGTAGAGGAAATTGTCAAAGAGTGGGATGCCCAGAAGGAAGAGTTCTATGAAAAAACTGGTGTATCTTGCCACTATGAACTGGCAGTGGTTGAGAATGAAGATCCAGGAGAGTTCCATGACGACAACTATGGCTTTGATGAGTTAGAACAGCTGTTGCTTGAGTGA
- the LOC112272416 gene encoding uncharacterized protein LOC112272416, whose product MAVVATQMAVDMEAIQEATDLEAAAADHDLAMGDENVEEAEVGEGGESLVPETAILDLDFDADEEVQVIQRCVIEKYYSMRRVKAATLLLEFKRIWQTCADMKFKDLEDNMYVITFDAEGDYQHVVHGGPWQLRGEVLIVAPVDGTVPLMEIPVDAMPIWIHIDKVPPMLQNDQIGRALGSFLGRVLEVDAMANGQVGAYLRVRVEISLRQPLQDEVAIRIKGKLTTYKVQYERLPNLCFHCGLVGHGKTECLKEQQGAKSRGLDARLRCSPVRKADRRDGVIRADSAARRKLMLPFGAALSSNRSHASSRRMSQEQQSADEIVGEVELSNKVNELSVHDEGVHDDECTESPPPNHKGADK is encoded by the coding sequence ATGGCTGTGGTGGCGACTCAGATGGCGGTGGATATGGAGGCGATTCAGGAGGCGACGGATCTggaggcggcagcagcagacCATGATCTGGCTATGGGAGATGAAAACGTTGAAGAGGCGGAGGTGGGAGAGGGGGGAGAGAGTCTGGTACCGGAGACTGCTATCCTCGATCTAGACTTCGATGCTGATGAGGAAGTTCAAGTCATACAACGATGTGTGATCGAGAAGTACTACTCCATGCGTAGGGTTAAAGCGGCGACTCTCCTCCTAGAGTTCAAGCGCATCTGGCAGACATGTGCCGACATGAAATTCAAAGATCTGGAGGACAATATGTATGTGATCACGTTCGATGCGGAGGGGGATTATCAGCATGTAGTTCATGGAGGACCATGGCAGCTACGCGGCGAAGTACTCATCGTGGCTCCGGTGGATGGAACGGTGCCCCTCATGGAGATCCCGGTTGATGCCATGCCCATATGGATTCATATCGATAAGGTGCCCCCTATGTTACAGAACGACCAAATTGGCCGTGCTCTTGGTAGCTTTCTGGGTAGGGTCCTGGAAGTGGATGCTATGGCTAACGGGCAAGTTGGTGCATATCTCCGGGTAAGGGTAGAGATCTCGTTGCGCCAGCCCTTGCAGGATGAAGTTGCTATCAGGATTAAGGGCAAGCTTACGACCTACAAGGTTCAGTATGAGCGTCTGCCTAATTTGTGTTTCCATTGTGGGCTTGTCGGGCATGGGAAGACGGAGTGTCTGAAGGAACAACAGGGCGCGAAATCACGCGGACTAGATGCACGGCTGCGCTGCTCTCCGGTCCGTAAAGCTGATCGGAGAGATGGTGTGATACGTGCAGATTCTGCTGCTCGGAGGAAGTTGATGCTGCCGTTTGGTGCTGCTTTATCATCTAACAGAAGTCATGCTAGTTCTAGAAGAATGAGCCAGGAGCAGCAGTCGGCGGATGAGATTGTAGGGGAAGTGGAGCTGTCAAATAAAGTTAATGAACTTAGTGTTCATGATGAAGGTGTGCATGATGATGAATGTACAGAGTCTCCTCCTCCTAACCATAAAGGAGCTGACAAATAA
- the LOC100837831 gene encoding disease resistance RPP13-like protein 4, with translation MEAALVSVATGAMKPLLGKLSKLLEEECSKLKGVRRQARFLRDEMESMSGTLQMLADSEDLDPEIRTWRDGLRDLSYDMEDCVDRFAARVDHPGRDGSTGLKKLFRRLRKLKPRHEMANEIEELKDRAVEISKRHKRYNFVKPTSGSTNCAIDPRLPAFYVEVDKLVGIDAPKKWLTEELKSSSTQLKVVSIVGSGGLGKTTLANQVYQDIKNQYKCTAFVSVSRNPNVRTILRRIAEQVGATDNTSNDDVKQLIDKLRDHLQDKPRLYDQQTTFNK, from the exons ATGGAGGCCGCTCTCGTCAGCGTCGCCACCGGGGCGATGAAGCCGCTCCTGGGCAAGCTCTCCaagctgctggaggaggagtGCTCCAAGCTCAAGGGCGTGCGCCGTCAGGCCCGGTTCCTAAGAGACGAGATGGAAAGCATGAGCGGCACGCTCCAGATGCTCGCGGATTCAGAGGATCTCGACCCGGAGATCAGAACCTGGAGGGACGGCCTCCGTGATCTCTCCTACGACATGGAGGACTGCGTCGACCGCTTCGCGGCTCGCGTTGACCACCCGGGCCGTGATGGATCCACCGGCCTCAAGAAGCTCTTCCGCAGGTTGAGGAAGCTGAAACCTCGCCATGAGATGGCCAACGAGATCGAAGAACTCAAGGACCGTGCCGTCGAAATAAGCAAGAGGCACAAGAGGTATAATTTTGTAAAACCAACATCGGGCTCCACCAATTGTGCCATTGATCCCCGGCTACCGGCGTTTTATGTCGAGGTCGATAAACTTGTTGGCATCGATGCTCCTAAGAAGTGGTTAACAGAAGAGCTGAAGAGTTCTTCCACCCAGTTGAAAGTGGTGTCGATTGTTGGTTCTGGAGGTCTTGGTAAGACTACTCTTGCGAATCAAGTCTATCAGGACATTAAAAATCAATACAAGTGTACGGCTTTTGTGTCGGTTTCTCGAAATCCTAATGTGAGGACGATTCTAAGACGCATTGCTGAACAAGTGGGGGCCACTGACAACACATCGAATGACGATGTGAAGCAACTCATCGATAAACTCAGAGATCACCTCCAAGATAAACC AAGACTATATGATCAACAAACAACGTTTAATAAGTAG